CGGAGGCGGCGTACGGCGTGGCGCACGGCGACGGCGGACATCCAGAAGTGGGCGTGCACGACGTCCGGGACGCCGTCGTCGCGCCAGCGACGCGCGAGCTCGTCCCCGAAGCGGCGCATGTGGGGGAGCAGGTCGTCCTTCGGCAGCGGCCGGGGCGGCCCGGCGAAGGAGTGGACGACGTCGACGCCGTCGGCGAAGGGCACCGTCTCCGGCGCCCTCGGGTCGTCGCGCCGGGTGTGGACGACGACACGGTGACCGCGGGCGGCGAGCGCCCGGGCGAGAGCGGCGACGTGGACGTTCTGGCCACCCGCGTCGGTCCCGCCGAGCACCGCGAGCGGGCTCGCGTGCTCGCTCACGAGGTCGACCCGTAGCGGACGGGTCGCGGGCGGACCGCCGCGGCGGCCGTCGAGGTCGTGGGTGTGTCTCATGCGGCTCCTTCCAGCACCCGGTCCCACTCCCGGTGGAACCGCTCCATGCCGAACCTGTCGAGGGCGTGCGCCCGCGCGGCCTTGCCGCGCCACGCCGCCTCCTCGTGGTCGTGGGCGAGGACGCGGGCCGCCCGGGCGAGGGCGTCGACGTCGCTCGTCACGAGACCCGCCTCCGGCGGGACGGACTCCCCGGCCGCCGTGGTGGCGAGGACGAGGACCGGGCTGCCGAGGGTCATCGCCTCGACGAGCGCGAGGCCGAGGCTCGTCCAGCGGTACGCGTGGAGGTACGCCCGGTGGGCGGCGACCCGCGCGTGCATCGCCGCCTGCGGCAGGTCCTCGTGCAGCCCCGTCGACAGCGCGGGGAACGCGTCGGGCAGCGCCTCGACGCCCATGCCGTACACGTCGACCGGGACGCTGACCGCGACCCTGGCGAGCAGGTCCGTCCCCGCGACGCGCGTGCGGCGGACGGGCTCGTTGACCACGGCGGACAGGCGGGGCTCGCTGCCGTGCCACAGCGGACCGGGATCGGGGACCGCGTGCTCGACGACGTCGGTCGGCGCGCGCCCGGTGTCCCACACCGCGGCGTTGAAGTGGGTGACGTGGACGACCCGCACCCGGTCCTGGTCGGCCAGCGGGTGCCGCCAGTCGTCGACGTCACCTCGGGGCGTGTTGTGCTCGACGTGGACGGCGGGCACGTCGACCCCCGCCCGGAGCCCGGTCCACGCCTCGAGGAGCGCGGCGTCGTGCGGGCGCTGGAGGACGACGACGTCGGGGCGGTGGGGGTGCCCGCCGCCCGCTCGCGCAGCCGCTGCGAGCTGCTGCGGGGTCACCTCGACGGTGCTCGACGGCCAGTCCCACGTCTGCGCGCGGCCGCGCCCGTCGGGACCGCGGTCGGGGACCACGGGGACGAGGTAGTCGTGCCGGCCGTGGACGAACGACGTCGTCCACGAGCCGTGGACGTGCCACAGGAGGACCTTCACGCCGGCACCACGTCCTCCAGGAGGACGTCGCGGTCGCCGAGGGGGGCGAGCGCGTCGACGGCGCGCACGACGTCGGCCGGGTCGAGCCCGTCGAGGCACGGGTGCCCCGGTACGGGGCAGGTGCGCGCGCGGGACGCCGCGCACGGCGCCGTGACGTCGCCGAGGAGGCGGACCGGCACCCCCCACGGGTGCCAGGCGGCGGGGTCGACGACGGGTGCGAACAGGGACACGACGGGTGTGCCGACGGCTGCGGCGAGGTGGGCCGGGCCGGTGTTGGGCGCGACGACGCACGCCGCGTCCCGGAGGACGACCGCCAGCTCGTCGAAGCGCGTCCGACCCGTCAGGTCGACGCAGCGGCCGCCTGACCCGTCGACCGCCGGCGCGTGCCCGGCCGCACGGGCGGCGGCGGTGACGACGGCGCCGGTCGCGGTGTCGGCGGGCCCGCCGGTGACGACGACGTCCCGTCCCGCGGCGACGAGCGCCGCGGCGACGCGGCCCGCGACCCCGGGCGACGGCGAGCGGGCCGGGACCGACGCGCACGGGTGGAGGACGACGTAGCCGTCGGGGACCCCGACATCGCCGTGGCGCTCGGGCACGCCCCGGACCCGGAGGCGGCGGTCGTCGTCGGCCGGGAGGGGGAGGCCCGCGGCCGCGGCGAGGGACAGCCCCCGCTCGACCTCGTGCGGGCCGCCGGGTGGGTGGCGGACGTCGAGGAGGGAGCCGGGGTAGTCGGTGCTGTGCCCCACGACCCACGGCACCCCGGCGAGCCGGAGCAGCAGCGCGGTCGGCAGCGCGCTCTGGTGGAACGACGTGAGGACGACGGCGACGTCGACGCGGAGCGTCCGGACGCGCTCGACGACGTCGGCGACCGAGGTCGCGTCGACCGGCGGCGGGGCGAACCCGCTCCACGGGCACGACCAGACGAGGACGTCGTCGACGCCCGGCAGGAGGCGGGCCGCCTGCTCGCCCTGCGGGGACACGAGCAGCGACGTCCGGGCGCTGCCGGCGGCGACGGCGCGCACGGCAGGACCGGCGAGCAGCACGTCACCGTCGCTGTCGAGGCGCACGACGAGCGTGCGGGGCGCGCTCACCGGACACCCGCCAGCAGCAGGTCGAGCGCCGCCGCGAGGTCGGGGGCGGTGTGCCGCGCGTCCCGGACCTCGTCGGCGCGGGTTTCCGAGGTCGGGACCAGCACGCCGACCGCTCCCGCGGCCTCGGCGGCGGCGACGTCCGCGCCGATGTCGCCGACCACGGCGACGCTCTCGACGGGGACGCCGAGCGCCTCCGCCGCCGCCTTCACCATGCCGGGGGCGGGCTTGCGGCACGCGCAGCCGTCGCGGGGGCCGTGGGGGCACACCTGCCACGTGTCGAACGGGCCGACGAGGGCGTCGACCCGGGCGTCGACGGCGTCGACCTGCTCCCGCGTCAGCAGCCCGCGGGCGATGCCCGACTGGTTCGTCACGACCCCGACGGCGAGCCCGGCCGCGCGGGCCCGGCCGACGACCGCGGCTGCTCCCGCGACCGGCCTCACCCGGGCGGGGTCGCCGTTGTACGGCACGTCGTGGACGAGCGTCCCGTCCCGGTCGAAGAGCACCGCACGGAGGCCGGAGGTCGTCGGGCTGCACCACGGGCGCGCGCCGCGGTGGCGCAGCATCCCGGCCGCCCGGTGCCACGTGGCGAGGAACGGCAGCGCCGCGGTCGTCAGCGTCATGTCGGCGAGCTCGGCGGGGGTGCGGGGCCCGCGCGACGCGCGCCGCCACAGCAGCTCGAGGAACAGCGCCAGCCACGCGAGGGCGCCCGACCGGGCGGCGGTCCGGCGCCGGGTGAGCGACCCGACGAGCGTCGTGGCGGCGGCGACGACGACCGCGACGTGGGCCGGGAGCCGGCCGCGCGGGCACCGCGCGCGCTCCCGCCACCGCGGCCCGTGCAGGCTCCGCATGAGGGCGTCGTCGGCGGCGCCGCGCTGCCGGGTGAGGCTGCTCGCGAACCGGCCGGGGCGCAGCGGGTGGACGCCGAGGCGCCGCCCGTGGACGAGCCGCCACCCTCGCTGCTGCACCCGCAGGGCGAGGTCGGCGTCCTCCCGGAAGGCCCGCGGGAACCGCTCGTCCATGCCGCCGACCTCGACGAGGGCGTCGCGCCGGTACGCCATCTCGGCGGTGATCCAGTCGGCCCCGACGAGGCCGAGCGTCGCGCGTTCCTCGTCGGTGGGGGCGCGGTCCGGGGGCGGGGGGACCGCGAGGAGCGCCTGGCTGCCGGCGACGTCGTCCGGCAGCCCGGTGAGGTCGGTGACCAGCGCCGTCGACCACCCGTCGGGCAGCACGACGTCGTCGTCGACGAGCACGACCCACTCCGCCTCCGCCGGGGCGACGGCCCGCCACCCGACGTTGCGCGCGTGCGCCGGCCCGCGTCCGCCCCCGACGAGGACACGTGCACCGGGCACGGCGGAGACGTCGAGCGGGGCCGGGTCGCCGGCAGGGTCCCGGTCGTCGACGACGACGACGGCCGCGGGACGCTCGGGCTGGGCCGCGAGGGAGTGCAGGAGCACGTCCAGGCTCGGGCGCCCGACCGTGGGCACGACAACGGCCCACGTCGGCGCGCCCGCCGGTGCGGCGCTCACGCGACGCCCTCGAGCGCCGCCGTCGCCACCTCCGCGGGCGCCACGTCGGGAACCGTCACCTCCGCGGGCGCCACGTCCCAGCGGCGCACGACGAACGGCCCGACGACGAGCACGTCGACCGGGGAGGAGCCGAACAGCTCGAGGACGTCGTGCGGGCTGTCGACGATCGGCCGCCCGGCGGTGTTGAGGCTCGTGTTGACGAGCACCGGCAGCCCGGTGCGCGCCTCGAACTCCTCGAGGACGGCCGCCAGCAGCGGCTGCGTGCGACGGTCGACGGTCTGCGCGCGGGCGGTCCCGTCGACGTGGACGACTGCGGGCACGAGGTCCCGCCACTGCTCGTGGACCTCGTGGACGAACAGCATGAACGGGCTCGGCACCTGCCCCGTCATCACGTCCTCGGCCCGCTCGAGCAGCACGAGGGGGGCGACGGGACGGAACTGCTCGCGGCCCTTGATGTCGTTGAGCCGCTCGAGGTTCTCCGCCCGCCCGGGGTGGGCGAGCAACGAGCGCTGCCCGAGGGCCCTCGGCCCGTACTCGGCGCGTCCCTGGAACCACGCGACGACGCGGTCGGCGGCGAGCTCGGCGCCCACGGTGGCGGCCAGCGACGCCGGTCGCTCGAACGGGAGGCGGGCCGTGGTGAGCGCGGCCTCGACGTCGTCGTCGGAGAACGAGCGCCCCAGTGCGGCGCTCGTCATGGGGGCGCCGAGCTCGCCGTGCGCTCGGGCGACGTGGAGCGCGGCGCCGAGCGCCGTCCCGGCGTCGCCGGCGGCCGGCTGCACCCACAGGTCCTCGAACGGACCGTCCCGCAGCACGACGGCGTTGGCGACGCAGTTGAGCGCGGTGCCGCCCGCCATCGTGAGGTGGCGCTCGCCCGTGCGCTCGTGGAGCCAGCGGGCGAGGTCGAGGAGCACCTCCTCGAGCCGGCGCTGGACGGTCGCGGCGAGGTCGGCGTGCGCCCGGCTCACCTGCCGCCCCTCCTGGGACTCCCGGCGTGACCGGGCGGGCGCGAACGACGACCAGTCGACGGGCTCGACGACGAACCCGCCGTCCGGGGTGGTGCGCACCAGCTCGCGGAAGGCGTCGAGGTGCGCGGGCCGGCCGTACGAGGCCAGCGCCATCACCTTGTACTCGTCGCTGGAGCGGTGGAAGCCGAGGTGCGCGGTGAGGTCCTCGTACAGCAGCCCGAGCGACGACGGCAGGCGCTGGGCCGCCAGGGGCGTCAGCTCCCCGTCGACGTAGTGCGCCGACAGGTGGCTCGCCCGCTCGCCGCGCCCGTCGAGCACGAGGCACGCGCTCGTCCGGTACGGCCCGGCCAGGGCCGCCGAGGCGGCGTGGGCGACGTGGTGGGCGACCATGTGCGCCCGGTCGGGGTCGAGACCCGGCAGCGCGGTCGCGAGCAGGTACGGCGCGCGCCGGGCGTACTCCTGCCGCAGGTGGTCCCACGGGTCGTCGAGCCCGAGCTGCACCGCCGGCTCGCACAGGGCCGGGTCGAAGGAGAAGGCGACGGCGTCGACGTCGGAGGGGGTGAGCCCGGCCCGCTCGAGGCACCACCGGGCGGCGGCCGACGGCATCTCCCAGCCGGAGAACGCGACGTTCTCCTTGCCGTGCTTGCGCCGGTTGAAGCGCTCCTCCTCGGCGGCGGCGACGATCTCGCCGTCGACGACGAGGGCGGCGGCCGGGTCGTGGAAGACCGCGTTGACACCGAGAACCCGCACCCGTGCTCCTCCTCCCGGGCGCACGTCACGCCCGTCTCTCCGGGTGCTCCTGCCCCGGCAGCGGTCGACCAAACGTGCCGAGTCGCTTCTCTGAGTAGCGCTTCTCGCCCGGGGCCCCCCGCCCGGGCGGCCCACGTGTCGGGTCCGGTGACCCTGGGTAGGGGTCTCGTGTGACGCACCGGAGCTACGGACCGGCGACGGCGACGCGGTCGAGCGGGGACGGCCCGCCGCCGTGGACGGTCGTCGTCATGACGCGCGACAGGCTGCCCGGCCTCGAGGGGTCCCTGCCGCACCACGAGGGTCCCGTCGTGGTCGTGGACAACGGCTCCCGCGACGGCACGGTGGAGGCGCTCGCGGGCCGCGAGGGCGTCAGGGTGCTCGCGCTCGGCGAGAACCGGGGGGCGACCGCGCGGACGGTCGGTGCGCGGGCGGCCGGCACCGAGCTCGTCGCCTTCGCCGACGACGACTCGTGGTGGGCGCCCGGTGCCCTCGCCCGGGCCGCCGAGCACTTCGCCGCGCACCCGCGGCTCGGGCTGCTCGCCGCCCGGGTCCTCGTCGGACCCGAGGAGCGACCCGACCCCGTGAACGCGGTCATGGCCGCCTCCCCGCTGGGCCGTACGCGCGCCGGCGACGTGCTGCCCGGTCCCGCGGTCCTCGGCTTCCTCGCGTGCGGGGCGGTGGTACGGCGGGAGGCGTTCCTCTCCGTCGGCGGCTTCGACCCCGTCGTCTTCTTCCGGGGCGAGGAGGAGCGGGTCGCCCTCGACCTCGCCGCGGCCGGCTGGGCGTGCGCGTACGTCGACGACGTCGTCGCCCACCACCACCCGTCGTCCAGTCGCGCTCCCCGCCCGGCGGCGCTCGCGGAGGAGGCCCGCAACGACGTCCTCACCGCCGTGATGCGCCGGCCGTGGCGGGTGGTCGTGCGACGGGCGGTGCGGGCGTGGCGCGCGGGCGGGCCGCGCCGGCGCGGCGTGGCGGCGACGCTGCCCCGTCTCCCGGCCGCGCTGCGTGCCAGGCGCCGGCTGCCCGCGGACGTCGAACGGCAGGCCGCGCTGCTCGACCCGTGACCGGTGGGCGCTACCCCCGGCCGAGGCCCGCGTCCCGCGCCCGCACGATGGCCTCGGCCCGGTCGGCGACGTGGAGCTTGGCGAAGACGTTCGACACGCAGTTGCGCACGGTCTTCGGGCTGAGGAACAGCAGCTCGGCGATCTGGGGGTTCGAGCGGCCGGCGGCGACGAGGTCGAGCACCTCCCGCTCCCGCGCCGTGAGGTGCGGGAACGGGTCGCCGGTCCCGGCGTCCGGCGCCGGGGCGGCGCGCCCGGCGAAGTACTCCGCGATCCGCACCGCGAGCGACGCGCCGAACACCGCCCCGCCCGCCGCGACGGTGCGCAGGGCCTGCACGACCTCGTCGGCGTCGGCGCCCTTGAGCAGGTAGCCGCGGGCCCCGGCCCGCAGGGCCGCGAAGACGGTGTCGTCGTCCTCGGACATCGTGAGGACGACCACCCCGGTCGACGGCGACTCCGCCGTCAGCCGCCGGGTCGCCTCCACGCCGTCGAGGACGGGCATCTGGACGTCCATGACGACGACGTCGGGTGCGAGCTCCCGGGCCCGGTCGAGGGCTGCGGCGCCGTCCGCGGCCGTCCCGACGACGACCACCTCCTCGACGGTCGCGAGGAGGGCGGCCAGGCCGTCCCGGTAGACGGGGTGGTCGTCGACGACGAGGACCCGCAGCCGCGTGTCGGTCACGAGGGCACCTCGCGGGTCTCGCGGGACAGGTTGGCCTCGGCAGCGGGCTCCGGGCCCGGCTCGGGGCTCGTGGTGGGGGCAGGGCCGGTGGGGAGGACGACGTGCACCGTGGTGCCGCCGGAGGACGGGCACGCGACGTGCGCGGTGCCGCCGAGCTCCGCCGCCCGCTCCCGCAGCGACAGCAGCCCGACGCCGGCGGGCGCGTCGGGCCGGATGCCCCGCCCGTCGTCGACCACGAGGACGTGGAGGGCGTCCGGCAGGCGGCGGAGCGTGACGCGCACGTGCTGCGCGTCGGCGTGCCGGGCCACGTTGACGAGCGCCTCGCCCGCGACCCGCAGGGCCGCGACCTCGACGGCCGCGGGCAGCCCGGGCAGCTCCTCCGGTGCCCCCTCGACGACGACTGCGGCCTCGGGACCGCCGGGCGCCGCCGAGAGGCGGCTCGCCTGCTGCCGCAGCGCCCCCACGAGACCGACGTCGTCGAGCGCGGGCGGGCGCAGGTCGTGCACGAGTCGCCGGACCTCCGCGAGACCGCCGGAGACCTCGTCCCGCGCCTCCCGCAGGGTCGCGTCCGCCTCCTGGGTGCGCCCGGCCGCCGCGAGCCGCCGTGCGGTGTCGACCCGCAGGACGACGGCGCCGAGCAGCGGTCCCAGACCGTCGTGGAGGTCTCGGCGCAGCCGGCGGCGCTCCTCCTCGCGCGCGCCCACGAGCAGCTCGCGGTGCCGCTGCAGCTGCCCGGCGAGCAGCGCGGCGCGCGCTGCGGCCGCGCCCTGCCGGACGACGTCCGCGAGCAGCCGCGCGTCCCGGCTGCCCGGCCTCGGCCCGCCGGTGCCGGCCGGGAGCAGGAGCCGTCCGATGGGCTCGCCGCGGTACACCAGCGGCTGCTCGGCGAGCGCGCCCGGCGCCCGCTCCCCGTGGTGGGCCTCGACCGACGTGCCGTCGGGGGCGTCGAGGACGACCCCGACGTACGGCAGGCGGAAGGCGTCCGCGACCGCGGCCACGAGTGCCCGCAGCTCCTGGCCCACGTCCGGGGCCGCCTCGAGGCGCTCCGCCAGCCGCGACACCACCCGGTACGGGTCCTCCCGCTCGCCGAGGACGAGGCGCCGGGCGAGCCGGAACACCCGGTCGCGCAGCGGCAGGTAGGCCGCGGCGACGACGGCGAGCGCGAGCACCGCCGCCTCCCGCTCGCCCAGCCCGCCGGACAGCAGCGCCCCGGCGGCGGTGAGGACCCCGAGGTCGACGGCGACGAGCGCCACGGCGAGGGCGGCGTAGACGACGGTGCCCGACAGCAGCGCGTCGATGTCGAGCACCCGCGGCCGGACGATGCCGGCCGCGACCGCGAGGGCGCACACCCCGACGGCGACCACGAGCGCAGCGGACGTGAGGGCGTCGGGCAGGACGAGCGTCGCGAGCATGACGAGCGTCGCGACCAGACCCGCCCACAGCAGCCACCGCAGCGTGCGGCGCTCCTCCGCGCCGCCCCGCCGGTAGCGCTGCACGAGCGCCGCGAACGGCACGACGAGGCTGAGGGGCACCGCCGCGTACGCGACGCCGAGCGCCGCCGACCACACCGGCTCCGGCACCCCGACGAGGCTCGTGAGGTCGCGGTCGACCGGGCCGAGGGCCGTCGCGCCGATCCCCTCCGCGCCGCCCGCGGCGCGGTCGGCGACCGCCGCCGGGACGACGAGCAGCAGCAGCGGCAGCAGGCACGTCGCGGCGAGGCTCGCGAGCGCGCCCACCCGCCACGCCCGTCCTGCCGGCAGCCTGCCGTCGGGGAACAGGAGCAGCAGGAGCGGCAGCGTCAGCAGGAGCCACGCGCCGAGCCGCTGGAACACCCAGAACGCCGGCGCCGCCCCGGGCAGCGGGTCGCCACCGGCGAGGACCGGCTCGACGGCCCGCACGAGCCACGCCGCGGCGAGGGCGTCCCCGGCCCAGTGCACGCCGGCGACGACGAGCACCCACCCAAGCAGGTGCCGGGGCGCCCGGCGCAGGACGAGCAGCCCGGCGACGGCCAGGAGGCTGCCGGACACGCCGGCGGGCCACGCGGGGCCGTCGGTGAGCGCGGCGGCGAGCGCGGGGTCGTTGCCGGCGTCGAGACCGGCGCTCGCGACCGTGGCGGCGACGGCGGCGGCCACCCCTGGGGACGGCAGCCACCGCGAGAGGGTTCCCGCCCGGGGTCGTGGGCCCGCGGGGCGATCGTCGTCCGGCACGCAGGCAGTGTGACGGCTGGGGGCTCCGCGGGGGCAGGGACACGTGTCCCTGGTCGTGTCCCGACCCGTGTCCCGGCTCGTGTCCCGGGCGCGCCGCCTCGAGGTCGTGACACCGGACGGGACCTGCGCCCCTGCCGGCCCGGGACGCGGCCACGGCACCGTCCTGCTCGTCGGCACCGACCGGTGCCCGCGACGGACCCACCACACCCCAGGAGGCTCCCCGTGAGCAGCACGACCGGCTTCGTCACCACCGTCACGTCGACGGGCACGTCGACGGGCACGTCGACGGGCACCGCCCGCGACGACGTCCGCACGACCGCCCCGGCACCCGTCACCCCGCGGCAGGCCCGCCGCGCCGAGCGGGCCCGCGTCACGGCGGAGCGGGCTGCGGCGCTGCCGCCGGTCCCGCTGCGGCACGCCCGGCTCACCGGCGCGGCCGTCGCCGTCGGGTCGCTGTCGTTCGCCGGCAGCTTCTTCCTCGTCGGCGCGACGCCGGACACGTCCCTCGGCGTCACGGTCGGCGACCTCATGGCCCTGCCGTTCCAGCTGTCGCTCGTCGCGCTCGTCGTCCACCAGCTGCGGACGCGCGCCGCGGGCCTCGGTCGCGGGACGGTCGGCTTCATGCGGGTCGAGCTCGGGTTCCTCGCCCTCGCGATGGCGTGGACGGTGCTCCACGGCCTCGTCCCGTCCTTCCGCGACGACTTCTGGCTGGCGGTCCTCGACGTGTTCTGGCCCGTGTCCATGCTCGGCATGGCCGTCATCGGCATCAAGATCGCTGTCGCCGGCCGCTGGCGCGGCACCGCCCGGGCGTGGCCGGCCGTCGCCGAGAGCTGGGCGCCGGTGTGCATCCCGGTGTTCGGCGCCACCGGCGGCGCACCGGTCGCCGACCTCGTCGCCGGGGGTCACGTCCTCGTCGGCTACGTCGTCCTCGGTCTCGTCCTGCTCCGCGCCCCCCACCTCACGGGCGCCCGGGACGCCTGAGCCCACCTCCCACCGGCCCGGCCCGGCGCCCCCGAGGGCGCCGGGCCGTCGCCGCGTCGCCCGGGGGTTCGTGCCCACCCGCCGGGGCACGACAGACTGGGCGGGTGACAGCGACCCCCTTCGCCGACCCGAGCACCGCCGAGGCCGTCCTCGCCCTGTCCGCGCTCAGCCCGGACGAGACGACGTGGGTCGTCGTCGGCGGTGCCCTCGGGGTCCCGATCCTCGTCGGTCTTGTCGTCGGTCTCCTGCGGCGCGGCCGGCGGGGTCCCGACACGGCGGCACCGCCGGAGCAGCGGCGCCCGGAGCCCGGCGTCGACTACCGGCCGGGTGTCGGCGACGACGCCGAGGAGCCGCGGGACACCCTCGTCCGCGACGTCGAGACCGTCCGGCTGCCGGACTCCGTCACCGAGCCCCCGGCCGTCGAGGACGTGCCGGTCGCCCCGGAGGTCGAGCGCCCGGCCCCGGCCGCCGGGCGCCTCGCGCGGCTGCGTGCCCGCCTCGCCCGGTCCAACACCGCCCTCGGGCGCGGTCTGCTCCAGCTGCTGAGCCGCGACACCGTCGACGAGGCGACGTGGGAGGAGATCGAGGAGACCCTCATCGCCGCTGACCTCGGCACCGGGCCGAGCCTCGAGATCGTCGAGCGGCTGCGCACCCGGATCGGCGTCGACGGCGGCGGGGACCCCCGCGCCGTCCTGCGCGACGAGCTCCTCCGCGCGGTCGACCCCACGCTCGACCGCTCCCTGGCCGTGGCGCCGACCGCGACCGAGGCGGGCGTGCACCGCCCCGCCGTCGTCCTCGTCGTCGGCGTCAACGGCGTCGGCAAGACGACGACCGTCGGCAAGCTCGCACGGGTGCTCGTCGCGGAGGACAAGGACGTCGTCCTCGGTGCCGCCGACACCTTCCGCGCCGCGGCCGCCGAGCAGCTGTCGACGTGGGGGGAGCGGGTGGGGGTCCCGACGGTCCGCTCGGACGTGGAGGGCGCCGACCCCGCGTCCGTCGCCTTCGACGCCGTCAAGGCGGGCGCGGACCTCGGCGCGGACGTCGTCCTCGTCGACACCGCCGGCCGGTTGCAGAACAAGCGCGACCTCATGGACGAGCTGGGCAAGGTGAAGCGGGTCGTGGAGCGGCACGGCCCCGTCGACGAGGTCCTCCTCGTCCTCGACGCCACCACCGGGCAGAACGGGCTCAACCAGGCCCGCGTGTTCGCCGAGGCCGTCGACATCACCGGCATCGTCCTCACGAAGCTCGACGGGACCGCCAAGGGCGG
The Aquipuribacter nitratireducens DNA segment above includes these coding regions:
- a CDS encoding glycosyltransferase, which produces MKVLLWHVHGSWTTSFVHGRHDYLVPVVPDRGPDGRGRAQTWDWPSSTVEVTPQQLAAAARAGGGHPHRPDVVVLQRPHDAALLEAWTGLRAGVDVPAVHVEHNTPRGDVDDWRHPLADQDRVRVVHVTHFNAAVWDTGRAPTDVVEHAVPDPGPLWHGSEPRLSAVVNEPVRRTRVAGTDLLARVAVSVPVDVYGMGVEALPDAFPALSTGLHEDLPQAAMHARVAAHRAYLHAYRWTSLGLALVEAMTLGSPVLVLATTAAGESVPPEAGLVTSDVDALARAARVLAHDHEEAAWRGKAARAHALDRFGMERFHREWDRVLEGAA
- a CDS encoding glycosyltransferase family 9 protein — its product is MSAPRTLVVRLDSDGDVLLAGPAVRAVAAGSARTSLLVSPQGEQAARLLPGVDDVLVWSCPWSGFAPPPVDATSVADVVERVRTLRVDVAVVLTSFHQSALPTALLLRLAGVPWVVGHSTDYPGSLLDVRHPPGGPHEVERGLSLAAAAGLPLPADDDRRLRVRGVPERHGDVGVPDGYVVLHPCASVPARSPSPGVAGRVAAALVAAGRDVVVTGGPADTATGAVVTAAARAAGHAPAVDGSGGRCVDLTGRTRFDELAVVLRDAACVVAPNTGPAHLAAAVGTPVVSLFAPVVDPAAWHPWGVPVRLLGDVTAPCAASRARTCPVPGHPCLDGLDPADVVRAVDALAPLGDRDVLLEDVVPA
- a CDS encoding HAD-IIIA family hydrolase, which produces MSAAPAGAPTWAVVVPTVGRPSLDVLLHSLAAQPERPAAVVVVDDRDPAGDPAPLDVSAVPGARVLVGGGRGPAHARNVGWRAVAPAEAEWVVLVDDDVVLPDGWSTALVTDLTGLPDDVAGSQALLAVPPPPDRAPTDEERATLGLVGADWITAEMAYRRDALVEVGGMDERFPRAFREDADLALRVQQRGWRLVHGRRLGVHPLRPGRFASSLTRQRGAADDALMRSLHGPRWRERARCPRGRLPAHVAVVVAAATTLVGSLTRRRTAARSGALAWLALFLELLWRRASRGPRTPAELADMTLTTAALPFLATWHRAAGMLRHRGARPWCSPTTSGLRAVLFDRDGTLVHDVPYNGDPARVRPVAGAAAVVGRARAAGLAVGVVTNQSGIARGLLTREQVDAVDARVDALVGPFDTWQVCPHGPRDGCACRKPAPGMVKAAAEALGVPVESVAVVGDIGADVAAAEAAGAVGVLVPTSETRADEVRDARHTAPDLAAALDLLLAGVR
- a CDS encoding carbamoyltransferase family protein, producing MRVLGVNAVFHDPAAALVVDGEIVAAAEEERFNRRKHGKENVAFSGWEMPSAAARWCLERAGLTPSDVDAVAFSFDPALCEPAVQLGLDDPWDHLRQEYARRAPYLLATALPGLDPDRAHMVAHHVAHAASAALAGPYRTSACLVLDGRGERASHLSAHYVDGELTPLAAQRLPSSLGLLYEDLTAHLGFHRSSDEYKVMALASYGRPAHLDAFRELVRTTPDGGFVVEPVDWSSFAPARSRRESQEGRQVSRAHADLAATVQRRLEEVLLDLARWLHERTGERHLTMAGGTALNCVANAVVLRDGPFEDLWVQPAAGDAGTALGAALHVARAHGELGAPMTSAALGRSFSDDDVEAALTTARLPFERPASLAATVGAELAADRVVAWFQGRAEYGPRALGQRSLLAHPGRAENLERLNDIKGREQFRPVAPLVLLERAEDVMTGQVPSPFMLFVHEVHEQWRDLVPAVVHVDGTARAQTVDRRTQPLLAAVLEEFEARTGLPVLVNTSLNTAGRPIVDSPHDVLELFGSSPVDVLVVGPFVVRRWDVAPAEVTVPDVAPAEVATAALEGVA
- a CDS encoding glycosyltransferase family 2 protein, with product MTHRSYGPATATRSSGDGPPPWTVVVMTRDRLPGLEGSLPHHEGPVVVVDNGSRDGTVEALAGREGVRVLALGENRGATARTVGARAAGTELVAFADDDSWWAPGALARAAEHFAAHPRLGLLAARVLVGPEERPDPVNAVMAASPLGRTRAGDVLPGPAVLGFLACGAVVRREAFLSVGGFDPVVFFRGEEERVALDLAAAGWACAYVDDVVAHHHPSSSRAPRPAALAEEARNDVLTAVMRRPWRVVVRRAVRAWRAGGPRRRGVAATLPRLPAALRARRRLPADVERQAALLDP
- a CDS encoding response regulator, which translates into the protein MTDTRLRVLVVDDHPVYRDGLAALLATVEEVVVVGTAADGAAALDRARELAPDVVVMDVQMPVLDGVEATRRLTAESPSTGVVVLTMSEDDDTVFAALRAGARGYLLKGADADEVVQALRTVAAGGAVFGASLAVRIAEYFAGRAAPAPDAGTGDPFPHLTAREREVLDLVAAGRSNPQIAELLFLSPKTVRNCVSNVFAKLHVADRAEAIVRARDAGLGRG
- a CDS encoding sensor histidine kinase, whose protein sequence is MAAAVAATVASAGLDAGNDPALAAALTDGPAWPAGVSGSLLAVAGLLVLRRAPRHLLGWVLVVAGVHWAGDALAAAWLVRAVEPVLAGGDPLPGAAPAFWVFQRLGAWLLLTLPLLLLLFPDGRLPAGRAWRVGALASLAATCLLPLLLLVVPAAVADRAAGGAEGIGATALGPVDRDLTSLVGVPEPVWSAALGVAYAAVPLSLVVPFAALVQRYRRGGAEERRTLRWLLWAGLVATLVMLATLVLPDALTSAALVVAVGVCALAVAAGIVRPRVLDIDALLSGTVVYAALAVALVAVDLGVLTAAGALLSGGLGEREAAVLALAVVAAAYLPLRDRVFRLARRLVLGEREDPYRVVSRLAERLEAAPDVGQELRALVAAVADAFRLPYVGVVLDAPDGTSVEAHHGERAPGALAEQPLVYRGEPIGRLLLPAGTGGPRPGSRDARLLADVVRQGAAAARAALLAGQLQRHRELLVGAREEERRRLRRDLHDGLGPLLGAVVLRVDTARRLAAAGRTQEADATLREARDEVSGGLAEVRRLVHDLRPPALDDVGLVGALRQQASRLSAAPGGPEAAVVVEGAPEELPGLPAAVEVAALRVAGEALVNVARHADAQHVRVTLRRLPDALHVLVVDDGRGIRPDAPAGVGLLSLRERAAELGGTAHVACPSSGGTTVHVVLPTGPAPTTSPEPGPEPAAEANLSRETREVPS
- the ftsY gene encoding signal recognition particle-docking protein FtsY produces the protein MLVGLVVGLLRRGRRGPDTAAPPEQRRPEPGVDYRPGVGDDAEEPRDTLVRDVETVRLPDSVTEPPAVEDVPVAPEVERPAPAAGRLARLRARLARSNTALGRGLLQLLSRDTVDEATWEEIEETLIAADLGTGPSLEIVERLRTRIGVDGGGDPRAVLRDELLRAVDPTLDRSLAVAPTATEAGVHRPAVVLVVGVNGVGKTTTVGKLARVLVAEDKDVVLGAADTFRAAAAEQLSTWGERVGVPTVRSDVEGADPASVAFDAVKAGADLGADVVLVDTAGRLQNKRDLMDELGKVKRVVERHGPVDEVLLVLDATTGQNGLNQARVFAEAVDITGIVLTKLDGTAKGGIVVAVQRELGVPVKLVGLGEGADDLAPFEPDAFVDAILEPAG